One segment of Streptomyces sp. XD-27 DNA contains the following:
- a CDS encoding heme oxygenase (biliverdin-producing) yields MDAAAAAAAGTTPYPPFSVLIRTASHEQHTEAENSTFMSDMLGGRLGVDAYRRYTEQLWFVYRALESCSARLAADPVAGPFIQPELARTAELERDLAHLGGTGWRTGLRPLPATAAYAARVEECARTWPAGYVAHHYTRYLGDLSGGQIIRGTAEKTWGFERKGDGVRFYVFEGIANPAAFKRHYRELLDALPVDDLERHRVVEECKRAFALNTAVFRELGEQFPLSA; encoded by the coding sequence TTGGACGCCGCAGCCGCAGCAGCAGCCGGCACGACGCCGTATCCGCCGTTCTCCGTGCTCATCCGCACGGCCTCGCACGAGCAGCACACCGAGGCCGAGAACTCCACGTTCATGAGCGACATGCTCGGCGGCAGGCTCGGCGTCGACGCCTACCGGCGCTACACCGAGCAGCTGTGGTTCGTCTACCGCGCGCTGGAGTCCTGCTCCGCGCGGCTCGCCGCCGATCCGGTCGCGGGCCCGTTCATACAGCCCGAGCTGGCCCGTACCGCCGAGCTGGAGCGCGACCTCGCGCACCTCGGCGGCACCGGCTGGCGGACGGGCCTGCGGCCGCTGCCCGCGACGGCGGCGTACGCGGCGCGGGTCGAGGAGTGCGCGCGCACCTGGCCCGCGGGCTATGTCGCCCACCACTACACCCGCTATCTCGGCGACCTCTCCGGCGGCCAGATCATCCGCGGCACGGCGGAGAAGACGTGGGGCTTTGAACGCAAAGGCGACGGCGTGCGGTTCTACGTCTTCGAGGGCATCGCCAACCCGGCCGCGTTCAAGCGGCACTACCGCGAGCTGCTGGACGCGCTGCCGGTGGACGACCTGGAGCGGCACCGGGTGGTCGAGGAGTGCAAGCGCGCGTTCGCGCTGAACACGGCGGTCTTCCGGGAGTTGGGCGAGCAGTTCCCGCTCAGCGCGTAG
- a CDS encoding PhzF family phenazine biosynthesis protein codes for MNGVEVLRVFGGTSHAEGYGGGPDGRGGNALGVVRDGAAVPGAARRQALAAELGFSETVFIDDTERGVVDIYTPSVRLPFAGHPLVGTAWLLRDLGRAPDVLRPPAGEVPVSYDGELTWVRGRAAWARGKRTERYGSAAEVDAIPGPPEGEGFLYAWAWLDESAGLVRARAFPRRGDAIVEDEATGAAAVVLTHELGRALDIRQGIGSRILTRPHPDGTVEVGGRVTRERGGTAD; via the coding sequence ATGAACGGTGTCGAGGTACTGCGGGTGTTTGGGGGTACCTCCCATGCCGAAGGCTATGGGGGAGGGCCGGACGGGCGCGGTGGGAACGCGCTCGGCGTCGTGCGCGATGGCGCGGCCGTGCCCGGGGCGGCGCGGCGCCAGGCCCTGGCGGCCGAACTCGGTTTCAGCGAGACCGTGTTCATCGATGACACGGAGCGCGGCGTCGTCGACATCTACACCCCCAGTGTCCGGCTGCCCTTCGCGGGCCACCCCTTGGTCGGCACCGCCTGGCTGCTGCGGGACCTCGGCCGGGCCCCGGACGTGCTGCGCCCGCCCGCCGGGGAGGTCCCGGTCTCGTACGACGGCGAGTTGACGTGGGTGCGCGGCCGGGCCGCGTGGGCGCGGGGGAAGCGCACCGAGCGGTACGGCTCGGCGGCCGAGGTCGACGCCATCCCCGGCCCGCCGGAGGGCGAGGGGTTCCTGTACGCATGGGCCTGGCTGGACGAGTCGGCCGGGCTGGTGCGCGCGCGGGCCTTCCCACGGCGCGGCGACGCCATCGTGGAGGACGAGGCGACCGGGGCCGCCGCCGTCGTCCTCACCCACGAGCTGGGCCGCGCCCTGGACATCCGCCAGGGCATCGGCTCGCGGATCCTCACCCGCCCGCACCCGGACGGCACGGTCGAGGTCGGCGGCCGGGTCACCCGGGAACGGGGCGGGACCGCCGACTAG
- a CDS encoding HtaA domain-containing protein: protein MTAPSATPRATRRTGTRALALAAAVATAAVGAAVLVLPAHAAQGGAAPKLEITDGTLEWGVKEGFRKYVTGPIAHGAIEVADGARQADGNGPFTFTGGKGTYDTSTHAVATTFKGSVRFTGHGGELDLKLSDLKVRTEGTKGAITADVTASGRTTDDVALASLDLTGLKPGAGEGGAVTFAKIPAALTADGAKAFNGMYEEGQELDPATLTVKAGRPATTPATTPPQSPPQTATRTPSQPPTRTPTATPTQGKPTGDPTASPTSPASPSGRPSQDGTVADGSLDWGVKKSFRDYVTGPIAHGKITVSGGAKKTDGGFRFLGGQGTYDEKSRTLNAAFDGTVRFTGHGGDLDLKFSDLKVRGKGAKGSLVADVSAKDRGTGKVTESDDLTVAELKLPASYGPKGGVVTLTKAPATLTKDGAKAFGGFYHSGDALDPVTVSVSLDEDAALPGGGGSDTSVNSGSGSGGVVGGGSTGGTGSLAATGAGVPSATLLGGAGLLAAGGAAAVFATRRRTCH, encoded by the coding sequence ATGACGGCTCCCTCAGCCACACCTCGCGCCACCCGCCGGACAGGCACCCGCGCGCTCGCCCTCGCCGCTGCGGTCGCCACCGCGGCCGTCGGCGCCGCCGTGCTCGTCCTGCCCGCGCATGCTGCCCAGGGCGGTGCGGCGCCGAAGCTGGAGATCACCGACGGAACCCTGGAATGGGGCGTGAAGGAGGGCTTCCGGAAGTACGTCACCGGCCCGATCGCCCACGGCGCGATCGAGGTCGCGGACGGCGCGCGCCAGGCGGACGGGAACGGCCCGTTCACCTTCACCGGCGGCAAGGGGACGTACGACACCTCCACCCACGCCGTCGCGACCACCTTCAAGGGCAGCGTGCGCTTCACCGGCCACGGCGGCGAACTCGACCTCAAGCTCAGCGACCTGAAGGTGCGTACGGAAGGGACGAAGGGCGCGATCACCGCCGACGTCACCGCCTCGGGCCGGACCACCGACGACGTCGCGCTCGCCTCGCTCGACCTCACCGGGCTCAAGCCCGGGGCGGGCGAGGGCGGCGCGGTCACGTTCGCGAAGATCCCGGCCGCGCTGACCGCCGACGGCGCCAAGGCGTTCAACGGCATGTACGAGGAGGGGCAGGAGCTCGACCCGGCCACGCTGACGGTGAAGGCGGGCCGCCCGGCCACCACACCCGCGACGACCCCGCCGCAGAGCCCGCCCCAGACCGCGACGCGGACTCCGTCCCAGCCGCCGACCCGCACTCCCACCGCCACGCCCACCCAGGGCAAGCCCACGGGCGACCCCACCGCCTCGCCCACCTCCCCGGCGAGCCCGTCCGGACGGCCGTCGCAGGACGGCACCGTGGCGGACGGCAGCCTCGACTGGGGCGTGAAGAAGTCCTTCCGCGACTACGTCACCGGACCCATCGCGCACGGCAAGATCACTGTCTCCGGCGGCGCCAAGAAGACCGACGGCGGGTTCCGCTTCCTCGGCGGGCAGGGCACGTACGACGAGAAGTCCCGCACCCTGAACGCGGCGTTCGACGGCACGGTCCGCTTCACCGGCCACGGCGGCGACCTCGACCTGAAGTTCAGCGATCTGAAGGTGCGCGGCAAGGGCGCGAAGGGCTCGCTGGTCGCGGACGTGTCCGCGAAGGACCGGGGGACGGGCAAGGTCACCGAGTCCGACGACCTGACCGTCGCCGAGCTGAAACTGCCCGCGTCCTACGGGCCCAAGGGCGGGGTGGTCACGCTCACCAAGGCGCCGGCCACCCTGACGAAGGACGGCGCCAAGGCGTTCGGCGGCTTCTACCACTCCGGCGACGCCCTCGACCCCGTCACCGTCTCCGTCTCCCTGGACGAGGACGCCGCTCTGCCCGGCGGCGGGGGCTCGGACACCTCCGTCAACAGCGGCAGCGGCAGCGGCGGCGTCGTGGGCGGCGGCAGCACCGGCGGCACCGGATCGCTGGCCGCCACCGGCGCCGGAGTCCCGTCGGCGACCCTGCTGGGCGGCGCGGGGCTGCTGGCGGCGGGCGGCGCGGCCGCCGTGTTCGCGACCCGCCGGCGCACCTGCCACTGA
- a CDS encoding HtaA domain-containing protein, whose product MLPSRRVRARAVMLLAALAAALLPATGAHAEGHQVSGGRLDWGVKASFQSYVTGPIAKGKWTLNGGAATAGDSDFRFHSAKGAYDADTGAFEARFTGGVRFTGHPKPDGSHELDLAIADPVVRISGGRGTLYADMTSKARGSGTVTSAARVPLAALDLTGVNMRGGGTAVRLDAVPTRLTAEGARAFAGYYAEGAALDPLNLSVDVTSGPARPEGTASPSPTAKRPGKPAEAPAKGRFENAAVDWGVRRTFREYVTGSVAQGSWRLSEGAQDGGTLFRFPAGHGTYDTDQDTLEGTFAGSLRFTGKDLDLTLSGVSVRVGRDGTGTLSADVRRAGAGADQDVPLVTFKAGELRPRDGLIAVTEAPAALTARGARAFGGMYAAGTGMDPVSLAVALDDSARLPALPDLGDAPSASAPPKPAAREAADGSSSSSSSAGPLVAALCAAGALAAAAAAVVALRRRRRAPETGDD is encoded by the coding sequence ATGCTGCCGTCCAGACGGGTCCGTGCCCGCGCCGTCATGCTCCTGGCGGCGCTGGCGGCGGCCCTGCTCCCTGCCACCGGGGCGCACGCGGAGGGCCACCAGGTCTCCGGTGGGCGGCTCGACTGGGGCGTCAAGGCGTCGTTCCAGAGCTACGTGACCGGGCCGATCGCCAAGGGGAAGTGGACCCTCAACGGCGGTGCGGCCACGGCGGGGGACAGCGACTTCCGGTTCCACTCCGCCAAGGGCGCGTACGACGCGGACACCGGTGCCTTCGAGGCGCGCTTCACCGGAGGCGTGCGGTTCACCGGTCACCCGAAGCCCGACGGCAGCCATGAACTGGACCTGGCCATCGCCGATCCCGTGGTCCGGATCAGCGGCGGCCGCGGCACCCTCTACGCCGACATGACCAGCAAGGCGCGCGGCAGCGGAACGGTCACCTCCGCCGCCCGTGTCCCGCTGGCCGCACTCGACCTGACGGGGGTGAACATGCGGGGCGGCGGCACGGCGGTCCGCCTCGACGCCGTCCCCACCCGGCTCACCGCCGAGGGCGCGCGGGCCTTCGCGGGGTACTACGCCGAGGGCGCCGCGCTGGATCCGCTGAACCTGTCGGTCGACGTCACGTCGGGGCCCGCGCGGCCGGAGGGCACCGCGTCGCCGAGCCCCACCGCGAAGCGCCCCGGCAAGCCTGCCGAGGCCCCCGCCAAGGGCCGGTTCGAGAACGCGGCCGTCGACTGGGGCGTCCGCCGGACCTTCCGTGAATACGTCACGGGCTCCGTCGCCCAGGGATCCTGGCGGCTGTCCGAGGGCGCCCAGGACGGCGGGACGCTGTTCCGGTTCCCCGCCGGGCACGGCACGTACGACACGGACCAGGACACGCTGGAGGGCACGTTCGCCGGGTCGCTGCGGTTCACCGGCAAGGACCTGGACCTCACGCTGAGCGGGGTGTCCGTACGGGTCGGGAGGGACGGCACGGGCACGCTCTCGGCCGATGTACGCCGTGCCGGCGCCGGTGCCGACCAGGACGTACCGCTGGTCACCTTCAAGGCCGGTGAACTGCGGCCCCGCGACGGCCTGATCGCGGTGACGGAGGCCCCCGCGGCGCTGACCGCCCGGGGCGCGCGGGCCTTCGGCGGCATGTACGCGGCGGGCACCGGGATGGACCCGGTCTCCCTCGCCGTGGCGCTCGACGACTCCGCCCGGCTCCCGGCCCTGCCCGACCTCGGCGACGCGCCGTCGGCGTCGGCGCCGCCGAAGCCCGCGGCGCGCGAGGCGGCGGACGGTTCTTCCTCGTCTTCGTCGTCGGCCGGGCCGTTGGTTGCGGCGCTGTGCGCCGCGGGCGCTCTCGCCGCAGCGGCGGCGGCTGTTGTCGCCCTGCGGCGCAGGCGCCGCGCGCCCGAAACGGGCGACGACTGA